Part of the Musa acuminata AAA Group cultivar baxijiao chromosome BXJ3-10, Cavendish_Baxijiao_AAA, whole genome shotgun sequence genome, ACCATTAAGTAATGCTTACCGAGgtatgttttgttgttgttgttgaatccAATCCAAGTCTGTTCATAAGGGTAGAATTCAACCTTGGACTTAATTATAATggggaaggaagaacgagttgtgCAGATAAAAACAGAAGTAGGTTGAGAAACAAAAAGCACCTAAAAATTACATCGAAGAGACTTTCTAGGCTTAGCATTCCCTCCATAGATTCTCATGTACCTGTCTTTGTCCCCAGCTCGGAGGATATAGATGCTTTGTCCTCGGGGCTTCCCCTCCTCTTCTCCATGGAGTTTTGGAAGTGGGCAACGACAGAATACAGCAGCAGCGGGCCTCGGATCCCCGGGCTCGTCGTCGACGAGTCGTGGGAGGACGCTGCAGGCCGGTCGGGAGGCTGCGTGTGGCCGCCGAGATCTTACTCCTGCAGCTTCTGCAGACGAGAGTTCCGGTCGGCGCAGGCACTCGGCGGGCACATGAACGTGCACCGAAGAGATCGAGCCAGGCTCAAACAGTGTTCGAGCCTCAGCGGGGAAACCACGGACGACCATCGACGTCCAGATCCTCGTAGCCCCCCACTCGTCCTCCACCCTGccgctaaccctaaccctaattccGGTGTCGTACCACCGAAACCTGCTCCTCCTTTCTCTTCCAGCATCACTCGAGACTACCTCACCGGGTCGAACCTCTCCACGATCACATCTCCGGGAGACTCCACGGCACCTCTCCATCTCCTCGTCGTCTCGGAGTCCGGCGTTCTGGGATCATGGACAGATCCAGAAATCTCCGACGAGGAGACCAACTGCAACAAGAGGAGGAGAATTGAGCCCACGCCCGAAGTCTTCTTCCTTGCAGCCTTTTCTGGTGATCGACGATACGAGGTACTCGATGAAAACCCCGTCCAGGAGTTGGATCTCGAGCTTAGGCTCGGAGAT contains:
- the LOC135651460 gene encoding transcriptional regulator SUPERMAN-like — translated: MEFWKWATTEYSSSGPRIPGLVVDESWEDAAGRSGGCVWPPRSYSCSFCRREFRSAQALGGHMNVHRRDRARLKQCSSLSGETTDDHRRPDPRSPPLVLHPAANPNPNSGVVPPKPAPPFSSSITRDYLTGSNLSTITSPGDSTAPLHLLVVSESGVLGSWTDPEISDEETNCNKRRRIEPTPEVFFLAAFSGDRRYEVLDENPVQELDLELRLGDAPKIK